A stretch of Linepithema humile isolate Giens D197 chromosome 3, Lhum_UNIL_v1.0, whole genome shotgun sequence DNA encodes these proteins:
- the LOC136998733 gene encoding odorant receptor 46a-like, giving the protein MLNKWILGNNVRSRSEMQKRIETREKSEMPVLKFTLTVLALAGCWQPTSWTSIFRHIIYNAYTVLIVFTLYTFSMTQLLELILNVNDADTIGDALFNIIISLLACYKTIIMRMNNDGIRMLINNLTEIPFKPLDLNEIIIREKFDKRITNNTIMYIILIAISAFYMILLSFLTDFKNGALMYKAWLPFDYTISALFYLAYLHQILSFIFIGLVHPGTDNFICGLLLHACCQLEILEYRITNIANGRESLRNCVRHHLCIFEYAYTLNERFSRIIPGEFIMIMVVTCYELIHMATTSSSNITYLQDMMAVACTLAAIFYYCWFGNEIKHKSLQLSDNIWCNMEWTILSDNVKKGLIMIMNRAMIPIEFSSSHLMPMNLDSFVMVFKTSYSLFNVMKQSQKQ; this is encoded by the exons ATGTTAAACAAGTGGATATTGGGAAACAATGTGCGGAGCAGGAGCGAAATGCAGAAGAGAATTGAAACGCGAGAAAAAAGCGAAATGcctgtattaaaatttacgctCACAGTTTTGGCGTTAGCAGGATGTTGGCAACCAACATCATGGACATCAATATTTagacatattatatataatgcttACACGGTGTTAATAGTTTTCACATTATACACATTTTCAATGACCCAACTTTTAGAGCTCATATTGAACGTTAACGATGCTGACACAATTGGCGATGCTttgtttaacattataatttcgcTTCTAGCGTGCTACAAGACAATTATTATGCGAATGAATAATGACGGCATtagaatgttaattaataatcttacaGAAATTCCATTCAAGCCGTTGGATTTGAACGAAATCATTATTCGAGAGAAATTTGACAAGAGAATAAC gaataatacaataatgtaCATAATTCTCATCGCAATCAGCgctttttatatgattttgcTCTCTTTTCTCACGGATTTCAAGAATGGAGCATTAATGTACAAGGCATGGCTACCGTTTGATTATACAATTTCTGCGTTATTTTATCTCGCATACCTTCATCAAATAttgagttttatatttatcggaCTTGTTCATCCCGGCActgacaattttatttgcgGACTATTGTTGCATGCTTGCTGTCAACTTGAGATATTAGAATATCGGATAACAAACATCGCGAATGGTCGAGAAAGCCTGCGTAATTGTGTACGTCATCACTTATGTATATTTGa atatGCGTACACGCTGAACGAAAGGTTTTCCAGGATAATCCCTGGTGAATTTATAATGATTATGGTAGTAACGTGTTACGAGTTAATTCACATGGCCACGACATCATCATCTAACATTACTTACCTACAGGATATGATGGCTGTAGCTTGTACACTGGCTGCGATTTTTTATTACTGCTGGTTTGGTAATGAAATTAAGCACAAG AGTCTGCAATTATCGGATAATATTTGGTGTAACATGGAATGGACTATACTTAGCGACAACGTAAAGAAAGGTCTTATAATGATCATGAATCGTGCGATGATACCAATTGAATTTAGCAGCTCGCATCTTATGCCAATGAATCTTGATTCTTTTGTAATG gtGTTTAAAACGTCATATTCACTGTTCAATGTAATGAAACAATCACAGAAGCAATAA